aaaaaaaaaaattataaccacAGTCTGTTACCCCAACCACCTAAAAAGCTAacatttttgtcaggttttcttttttctttttttgaaatggaatggtatgcagtggctcactacaacctcctcctcctgggttcaagttattctccagcctcagtctcagagtaactgggattacaggcatgtgtctaattatttgtatttttagtagagacagggtttcaccatgttggccaggctggtcttaaactcctcatctcaagtgGTCCAccaacctgggcctcccaaagtgctgggattacaggcatgagccaccgcacctggacaagactttattttccacagtttgcattacaaagtttatttttcccCTATCTTCGAGGGATATAAAACATGATAAtagtaaatgtttttcaaattatgcATGCCCTGCCTTCCATCTCTaaatcccagagattctggtgccCTGATATTCTCTTTGAGATTACGTTTTAAGACTATTCTCTATGGTCCCCTACTTATCTATCTTCTACTTCTAAGATTACAGAAAACCTTTGATGAAAATCCCTCacctctggccaggcacagtggctcaacctCTAATCCCGGCAGCTCGGGGGGCTGAAGCTGGctgattgcttgagttcaggaattcgagactagcctgggcaacatggtggagccctgtctacaaaaaatcaaagttGGACTGGTGTGGTGACAGAGGACTGCAGTCCCAATTACTTggttggctgaggtgggaggattgcttgagcccaggagatggaggttgccgtgagccatgatcctgccacttccctccaGCAAAGGTgatagggtgagaccctgtctcaaaaacaaacaaaaaaacccttaccttggccaggcgcagtggctcacacctgtaatcccagcactttgggaggccaaggcgggtggatcacctgagctcaggagttcgagaccagcctggtcaacacagtgaaagccgGTCTCTActaatagtacaaaaattagccagatgtggtggtgcatgcctgtaatcccagctacttgggaggctgaggcaggagaactgcttgaacctggaaggcagatgttgcagttagctgagattgcaccactgtactccagcatgggtgacaagagcgaaactctgtctcaaaaacaaacaaaaatcctcacctcatataaattatttcactCCTGTATCCAAACTATGCACCTGGTTATTTAATGAACTGGACCAAACTGTTCCAAGAACGACTACAAAGAAAAGTTTGGTTACCCCCCATCTGAATAAAAATAACTGTATAGTTTACTCAAAAGAGCTTCCCCCCTCCAtaaattttccttaaatttaGATGCCTGCTACCTCTTATCTGCCAGTAGACAATAGGTTAATAAGTAAACTACTTTCAGTATAAAAACTCTGAAAACAGCCAATCATGCTTATCTGGATTTTGTGACAGGTATGATGATTTTTCTATTATAGCCACACAATGTATGTAGAGTAATCTTTTCTTCTAGGAAACTCACGCCGTGTTCACATAATagaattaaatattacattttgagGTCTTCCCCAAATTCTAGTGTCCCACTAACACTTCTAGTCGCTCTAATACCCAAACATTTTGTGCAACATTGAAAAAGATAAGGCTGTTCCTTAAATAAATGATGCTTTACAGAAATATTCTCTCTCCTAAAATTccctaggaaaaaaaattaaatagttattTATCTCAATATCCAAAAATTGAGTAACTCCTTTGATTAAACAAAGCTCACTAAAACCAGTGGTTCCAGAGGGCCACATCAGAATTAGGTGGCAAGCTTTTCAAAATACAAACTCTGGCCggttacagtggctcacatctgtagatcccaatgctttgggaaattgaggcaggaAGGTCTGTTTAAAGccagaccagcttggacaacagaccagcttggacaacacgtctctattaaaaaaataaaataaaatgcaaacgaggcatggtggtgcatacctgtatgCAGCACCAGCTACTAGTGAGGTTGAAGCTAGAaaatcactttagcccaggagttcaggcctGCAGCAAGCTAcgaatggtgccactgcactccagcaagcaagcaaacaaacaaaaatacaaattgccAGGCTCCATTCTAGAAATACTGAACCAAAATGTCTAGGGCTGGGGTATAGACATTTGCATTCAGAAAAAGTTCAAGTTACTCTAAAGCACAcccttggccgggtgcagtggctcatgcctgtaattccaacactctgggaggcagaggcaggtgggtcacctgaggccaggagtttgagaccagcctggccaacatggtgaaactctgtctctactgaaaatacaaaaactagtcgggcgtggtggtggcacctgtagtcccagctactcaggaggctgagacaggagaattgcttgaaccctggaggtagagcttgcaatgagctgagaccgtgccaccgcactccagcctgggcaacagagtgagcctccatctcaaaaaatacaaatgaacaaaataaaaaaataaaataaggttatgGCAAAAAACGATGGATTTTTGGCTTCTCATGAAAAACCTGATAATTAACCAAACTATGACTAAAATCACTTCATGTCAATGACAGGCTGGAGCTTAGTAGCAATTCCCTCTATTTACCTCTCTTCTGTGAGAGCATGCACTCTCCAAAGTGCCACAATACCCACCCAATATCACTCATTTACATCAACTGCCTGGTTCCCGTGGGTTTTCAGTTTGTGACTACTGACACAATCAGAGGAAGAACATGTAGCATTTTACTTCCTCTATTAACAATaaggctggatacagtggctcacgcctgtaattccagcgctttgggaggccaaggtgggcagatcacttgaggccaagagtttgagaccagcttggccaacatggcaaaaccccatctctactaaaaatacacaactcAGCTGAtagcagtggtgcacacctgtaatcccagctactcgggtggctgaggcaggagaatcgcttgaactcaggaagtggaggttgcagttagttgagatcacgccactgcagtacagtctaggcaacacagtgagactctgtctcaacaaacaaataaCAGAAGAACTGGATAATACAGATATTTGCATTAACTATTTTCCACTCCATTTAGATTTTACTCCAAAAATGTAgtaaaatccattaaaaaaaaaagtaatcctagagacagaaataaaccCATTAAAGTTTAAAGGCATATCACATTTAAGCCTTTATCCTTTCAAATATGTTAAACTGGCCCAAGCTGAAACCTCCCCCAGGAAGAAATACAAGATAACATTTGAGTTCTTACAatgtcccaggcactgttctaaatgctgtTTATGAATTATCTCATGTAAACTTCCCAAGAATCCAATGATGTAggtatttttatctctattttacaaggATGAAATTAAGGCACAAGAATCTATTTGCCCAAGACAAAGCTATTGTTGACCCCAGCGTGGCCGATGCTTCTAGAATCTAGAGCCTACAGCTCCTAAAGAACACTGCTAATTAAAGGGAAATGACCTTGCATTCACTATAAACGAGGAACCTACAAAACCAACATTTGGCACCACAGATCCAGCACTATCAGGAAAAGACACTTCTCTGGCAAATATGTGAGTTCTAGTCACCAGAAATAATCTCTTTCATGGAGTAAGGATAATGTATAAGGCATACCCATGGCAAAGATGAAATTTACAACAAAGAttaacttttctcctttttttctttatgaacgGACTTATACCCgttgcagttttttctttttggtatatttaaaaagaaaaaagaaaaatgaaattgtgttACATAGAAAAGAGAACTTTAACTTTACCCTTAATTTTACTCTGTTCTCTATGCTCAAAAATCTCCTAATTCAGATTCTCAGATACAAGAAGTATGCCTTATAATACACATCAGTAGTCCAATCAATGGACAAATATTCTGACACAAATATTCTGACATTCCAAAGTGAAGTTCTATAAACTGATATACTGCTTTAcacatctaactttttttttttttccccaggatcATAGAGGCTAACAAATCCTGCCTCAGGTTTATTTGTACAAAAAGCACAGGAGGACCCCAGCCCCATGCAGATGGCAGcccagaggtgggggtggggggtcgcACCAGTCCTTCTGTCCTCACGTTGGCAGACAGAGATACCTACTCTGTAGCCTTTGTAGTGGCCTGGGCACCTTTGGGAACCTGAGCTGGAATTGAAGCTGGAGCTGCAGCCTGGGCCTTGGTTTGAtccttggccttggccttggcctttgGCCGGCACAGCCGGAGCCCCTTGGCAATGCGAGCACGAGCACGCTTCCCAAGCTTGGGGTGGGCAATGTAGGCAAGTCGATCAAGCTTGCGGCTGACACCCTTTGGGATCTTGGGCTTAACCTCCTTGGGCTTTACGAGAGCCTTGACAGCCTCGGCACGTGCACTCATGGCCTTGGCATTGTTGGCCTGCATCTTCTTTAGGCCCTTCTTGTTGTGCTTCTTGGCAAAGCGCATGTTCCTCAGGAACTTGGGGTCCACCCCCTTAAGAGATTCGTATCTTTGTGATCGGGGTTTCTTGATACCATTTCTGTGCCATTTTCGGGACtggttgtgtgtggtgtggttcTTGGACTTGGCCATGTCTGCACCTTTAGCCGCGGCTCCCGAAGCGCCTAGAACCGGAAGCCACATCTAACTTTTATGATCTCTGTAACTCTGGGTACAATAACAAAATTCAGTTTTCTACCCAGAAAAGTGGTGGATATCCTGAAATGtggtcaaaacaaaacaaacaactccaggcAACTGTCAACTTTAAGACTATCTGAAAGACGCATATATGCACGCTTTCCAAGACATTTCCAATTTGCTGCTAACTCCAGACACAAATGATAAGTAGTTTTTCCTCTCCACTTCATTAAGCTCCTTTGTATCAAAGCCAGCaaagagcaaaaacaataaatatgtgttagatGAATGGATTAGTATAGTACTTCCCACTTGacaaagcattttttcatacgtcCTCTTATCTAATCTTCACGAAAATACCAAGAGGCAGGGATTATCACACACAgtcaaactgaatgaaaat
The genomic region above belongs to Papio anubis isolate 15944 chromosome 12, Panubis1.0, whole genome shotgun sequence and contains:
- the LOC116269733 gene encoding 60S ribosomal protein L29-like, producing the protein MWLPVLGASGAAAKGADMAKSKNHTTHNQSRKWHRNGIKKPRSQRYESLKGVDPKFLRNMRFAKKHNKKGLKKMQANNAKAMSARAEAVKALVKPKEVKPKIPKGVSRKLDRLAYIAHPKLGKRARARIAKGLRLCRPKAKAKAKDQTKAQAAAPASIPAQVPKGAQATTKATE